A part of Saccharomonospora amisosensis genomic DNA contains:
- a CDS encoding metallophosphoesterase: MFFFVAIGLLALVHLYLWKRLVIDTTRAGTTARRVGTAVLVALALLMVAALALGTRLNPDIARWFTWPGYLWLAVFFYLLLALLVLELPRLVLLPWTRKRPASADASPGSVSRRVVLARGAAAVAGVTVAGLVGYGTTVALGPPTVTRVPITLRRLDPRAAGCRIALISDLHLGPILGRSFTERVVDLVNAERPDVVALAGDLVDGDVADLADAAAPLARLRSSYGTFYVTGNHEYYVGYRQWVEYVPSLGIRPLRNERVEISHNGGVFDLAGINDATGYQWQDAGDVGEAVAGRDPSRAVVLVAHQPVDVRHAVRHDVDLMLAGHTHGGQLSPFELIVNLQQGAVAGFYQVEDTKLYVTRGAGFWGPPVRVGAPPDVTIVELRAA, encoded by the coding sequence ATGTTCTTCTTCGTGGCGATCGGCCTGCTGGCCCTCGTCCACCTCTACCTCTGGAAACGCCTGGTCATCGACACCACCCGTGCGGGCACCACCGCCCGCCGGGTCGGCACGGCGGTGCTGGTGGCGCTTGCGCTGCTGATGGTGGCGGCGCTGGCTCTCGGAACCCGGCTCAACCCCGACATCGCGCGATGGTTCACCTGGCCCGGCTACCTGTGGCTGGCGGTCTTCTTCTACCTGTTGCTGGCGCTGCTGGTGCTGGAGTTGCCCAGGTTGGTGTTGTTGCCTTGGACGCGGAAGCGGCCCGCTTCCGCTGACGCCAGTCCAGGCTCGGTGAGCAGGCGGGTGGTGCTCGCACGAGGTGCCGCGGCGGTCGCAGGCGTCACGGTCGCCGGCCTGGTCGGCTACGGGACCACGGTCGCTTTGGGTCCGCCCACGGTCACGAGGGTTCCCATCACGCTGCGCAGGCTCGACCCACGAGCCGCAGGGTGCCGCATCGCGCTGATCAGTGACCTGCACCTCGGCCCGATCCTCGGCCGCTCGTTCACCGAACGCGTCGTCGATCTCGTCAACGCCGAACGGCCTGACGTGGTGGCGCTGGCGGGGGACCTGGTGGACGGTGACGTCGCCGACCTTGCCGACGCCGCCGCACCGCTGGCGCGGTTGCGCAGCAGCTACGGCACCTTCTATGTGACCGGCAACCACGAGTACTACGTGGGCTACCGGCAGTGGGTCGAGTACGTGCCCTCGCTGGGCATCCGCCCGCTGCGCAACGAGCGGGTCGAGATCAGCCACAACGGCGGCGTGTTCGACCTCGCGGGCATCAACGACGCCACGGGCTACCAGTGGCAGGACGCTGGCGATGTCGGCGAAGCAGTGGCCGGGCGCGACCCCTCCCGAGCCGTCGTGCTCGTTGCGCACCAGCCGGTGGATGTGCGGCACGCGGTGCGACACGACGTAGACCTGATGCTCGCGGGCCACACCCACGGCGGCCAGCTCTCCCCGTTCGAACTGATAGTGAACCTGCAGCAGGGCGCGGTCGCAGGGTTCTACCAGGTCGAGGACACCAAGCTGTATGTCACCCGTGGCGCGGGGTTCTGGGGCCCGCCGGTGCGCGTCGGCGCGCCACCGGACGTCACCATCGTCGAGTTGCGGGCCGCGTAG
- a CDS encoding PaaI family thioesterase: MSKPAQSWPPVDTEPAVPHPDAPAPGSKLGVHYAHCFGCGDEVDSGLHIQSTVAEGTVVTSQFTVLEQHQGAPGLAHGGLLACAFDEALGTAVGNLLRKPAVTGKLETDFRRPVPVGSVLHIVAKLDGVAGRKIYVSANGHLNAEDGPIAVQARALFVTVGVGHFTAHGDSDALHKFREARQKSGHRDWDINP, translated from the coding sequence GTGAGCAAACCCGCACAGAGCTGGCCGCCGGTCGATACGGAACCGGCCGTACCGCACCCGGACGCGCCGGCACCGGGCAGCAAACTGGGAGTGCACTACGCCCACTGCTTCGGTTGCGGCGACGAGGTTGACTCCGGCCTGCACATCCAGTCGACCGTTGCTGAGGGCACGGTCGTGACCTCGCAGTTCACGGTGCTGGAACAGCATCAGGGCGCACCAGGGCTCGCCCACGGCGGCCTGCTCGCATGCGCGTTCGACGAGGCGCTCGGCACCGCCGTCGGCAACCTGCTCCGTAAGCCCGCGGTGACCGGCAAGCTGGAAACCGACTTCCGGCGTCCGGTCCCGGTCGGTTCGGTCCTGCACATCGTGGCAAAGCTCGACGGTGTGGCAGGCCGAAAGATCTACGTGAGCGCCAACGGGCATCTCAACGCCGAGGACGGCCCCATCGCGGTCCAGGCCAGAGCTCTGTTCGTCACCGTGGGGGTCGGGCACTTCACCGCGCACGGCGACTCCGACGCGCTGCACAAGTTCCGTGAGGCGCGCCAGAAGAGCGGACACAGAGACTGGGACATCAATCCCTGA
- a CDS encoding L,D-transpeptidase: protein MTYRVGTPRRRGIAGIALALAAALGLSACTGDDRVGGQALEQPNPPAPVAKVVAQPANGASKVKPRDRVELSVTDGTIKSVALKNPAGEKVEGELSGDERTWTVTEPLGYGKQYTWSGNAVGSDGRQVPIKGSFSTVTPAATNSAKLNVGDDRTYGIAMPIAISFDAPVQDKAAVEKALEVRTTPQTEGSWAWLEQDTSVHWRPKEYWQPGTKVSVKADLYGVHMGNGVYGANDLTVSFDIGRSQIVKANTQTHRLIVIRDGVQVADYPASFGLDSDPGRVTRSGTHVVMSKHSTYFMNNPGYGYEDFEVQWAVRISNNGEFTHSAPWSVGDQGARNVSHGCINLAPPNAKAYFDSALMGDPVEIEGSTQRLGPKDGDYHDWAYSWEEWTAKSALSQ from the coding sequence GTGACATATCGGGTGGGAACACCGAGAAGACGGGGTATCGCGGGGATCGCGCTGGCGCTGGCTGCCGCGCTCGGGCTCAGCGCGTGTACCGGGGACGACCGAGTAGGCGGGCAGGCACTGGAGCAGCCAAACCCACCGGCACCGGTGGCGAAGGTGGTAGCGCAACCGGCCAACGGCGCCTCGAAGGTGAAACCGAGGGACCGCGTCGAGCTGTCGGTGACCGACGGCACGATCAAGTCGGTAGCGCTGAAGAATCCGGCGGGCGAGAAGGTCGAGGGTGAGCTGTCCGGCGACGAGCGAACCTGGACGGTCACCGAACCTCTCGGCTATGGCAAGCAGTACACCTGGTCCGGCAACGCGGTGGGCAGTGACGGCAGGCAGGTGCCCATCAAGGGCTCCTTCAGCACCGTCACCCCCGCGGCCACGAACTCGGCAAAGCTCAACGTGGGTGACGACCGCACGTACGGCATCGCCATGCCGATCGCCATCAGCTTCGACGCGCCGGTCCAGGACAAAGCGGCGGTGGAGAAGGCCCTGGAGGTGCGGACGACACCGCAGACCGAGGGTTCCTGGGCATGGCTCGAGCAGGACACCTCGGTGCACTGGCGGCCGAAGGAGTACTGGCAGCCGGGCACCAAGGTAAGCGTCAAGGCCGACCTGTACGGCGTGCACATGGGCAACGGGGTCTACGGGGCCAACGACCTGACCGTGAGCTTCGACATCGGGCGCTCGCAGATCGTGAAGGCGAACACCCAGACGCACCGCCTGATCGTCATCAGGGACGGCGTGCAGGTCGCCGACTACCCGGCGAGCTTCGGACTCGACTCCGACCCGGGCCGAGTCACCCGCAGCGGTACGCATGTGGTGATGAGCAAGCACTCGACGTACTTCATGAACAATCCCGGTTACGGCTACGAGGACTTCGAGGTCCAGTGGGCGGTGCGCATCTCCAACAACGGCGAGTTCACGCATTCCGCTCCGTGGTCGGTCGGCGACCAGGGAGCGCGCAACGTCTCACACGGCTGCATCAACCTCGCACCCCCCAACGCGAAGGCGTACTTCGACAGCGCGCTGATGGGTGATCCCGTCGAGATCGAGGGCAGCACGCAACGCCTCGGGCCGAAGGACGGCGACTATCACGACTGGGCCTACTCATGGGAGGAGTGGACGGCCAAGTCGGCCCTCAGTCAGTGA
- a CDS encoding cold-shock protein, whose protein sequence is MAQGTVKWFNAEKGFGFIAQDGGEGDVFVHYSEIEGRGFRTLEENQRVEFEVGQGQKGPQAQKVRAL, encoded by the coding sequence GTGGCGCAAGGCACTGTGAAGTGGTTCAACGCCGAAAAGGGCTTCGGATTCATCGCCCAGGACGGTGGCGAGGGCGACGTGTTCGTTCACTACTCGGAGATCGAGGGTCGCGGTTTCCGCACTCTCGAGGAGAACCAGCGAGTAGAGTTCGAGGTCGGCCAGGGCCAGAAGGGCCCGCAGGCCCAGAAGGTCCGCGCGCTCTGA
- a CDS encoding tyrosine-type recombinase/integrase, translating to MPRKKRSEGTRRPNGASSIYQGSDGKWHGWVTMGTRDDGKPDRRHLQRRTEAEVIDAVRELEKQRDSGKVKKPGRAWTVEKWLTHWFENIAAPSVRHKAANAYRTAVYRHLIPNLGAHRVDRIEPEHFEKLYAKMLTSGLKAGTAHQVHRTARTAFGEALRRGHTVRNPVELAKPPRLEEAEIEPFEADEIGQLLVTALSWRNGVRFVLALTLGTRQGETIGLKWSRLDRKHKALRIAKQLQRQTWKHGCDNPHKCGAKYHKANPCKEDCKRHQRKPCPPPCPPDCMSHARWCPKRHGGGLVEVDVKSHAGKRGIVLPDRLYDLLIAHEEKQAKERELAGSEWHEGDWMFAQPNGKPLDPRRDLDEWKALLEEAGVREARLHDARHTAATVLLVLGVPERAVMEFMGWSNTAMAKRYQHITGALRRDIADRLNGYLWES from the coding sequence ATGCCACGCAAGAAGCGATCCGAGGGCACCCGACGCCCCAACGGAGCCAGTTCGATCTACCAAGGCAGCGACGGCAAGTGGCACGGCTGGGTCACGATGGGCACCCGCGACGACGGCAAACCCGACCGCCGCCACCTCCAGCGCAGAACCGAAGCCGAAGTGATCGACGCCGTACGCGAGCTCGAGAAGCAGCGCGATTCAGGAAAGGTCAAGAAGCCTGGCCGTGCATGGACCGTAGAGAAGTGGCTCACGCACTGGTTCGAGAACATCGCGGCACCATCCGTTCGCCACAAAGCCGCGAACGCGTACCGGACCGCTGTGTACCGGCACCTAATCCCGAATTTGGGAGCGCATCGGGTTGACAGGATCGAGCCGGAACACTTCGAGAAGCTGTACGCGAAGATGTTGACTTCTGGACTCAAGGCGGGGACGGCACATCAGGTACATCGGACGGCCCGCACCGCGTTTGGTGAGGCATTGCGGCGCGGGCACACCGTTCGGAATCCGGTTGAGCTGGCGAAGCCGCCACGGCTCGAAGAAGCGGAGATCGAGCCATTCGAGGCAGACGAGATAGGTCAGCTTCTCGTAACGGCATTGTCGTGGCGAAACGGCGTCCGTTTCGTGCTTGCCTTGACGCTCGGAACACGGCAGGGCGAAACGATCGGCCTGAAGTGGTCACGCCTGGACAGGAAGCACAAGGCTCTCCGCATCGCGAAGCAATTGCAGCGGCAGACCTGGAAGCACGGATGCGACAACCCGCACAAGTGCGGTGCGAAATACCACAAAGCGAATCCGTGCAAGGAGGACTGCAAGCGGCACCAGCGCAAGCCGTGTCCACCCCCGTGTCCGCCGGACTGCATGAGTCACGCGCGGTGGTGTCCGAAGCGCCACGGTGGCGGCCTGGTCGAGGTGGACGTGAAGTCCCATGCTGGCAAGCGAGGGATCGTGCTGCCTGATCGCCTGTATGACCTCCTGATTGCGCACGAGGAGAAGCAGGCCAAGGAGCGCGAGCTGGCCGGGTCGGAGTGGCACGAGGGCGACTGGATGTTCGCGCAGCCGAACGGAAAGCCGCTGGACCCGCGACGCGACCTCGACGAGTGGAAGGCGTTGCTCGAAGAGGCCGGGGTGAGGGAGGCCCGGTTGCACGACGCGCGCCATACGGCCGCGACCGTGCTGCTTGTGCTCGGCGTCCCTGAGCGGGCTGTCATGGAGTTCATGGGATGGTCCAACACCGCGATGGCTAAGCGGTACCAGCACATCACGGGAGCGCTCCGGCGGGACATCGCGGACCGGCTGAACGGCTACTTGTGGGAGTCCTGA
- a CDS encoding excisionase family DNA-binding protein — MHTPHTNPTTTPNRGRVLLTVEEAAQQLSIGRTTMYALIKAGHITTVRIGHLRRVPADALTTYVQQLTKTQHTAA; from the coding sequence ATGCACACCCCCCACACCAACCCGACAACCACCCCGAACCGCGGGCGAGTGCTCCTGACCGTCGAGGAAGCCGCCCAGCAACTGTCCATCGGCCGAACCACCATGTACGCCCTCATCAAAGCCGGACACATCACCACCGTCCGCATAGGCCACCTCCGCCGCGTACCCGCCGACGCCCTCACCACCTACGTCCAGCAACTCACCAAGACCCAGCACACCGCAGCCTGA
- a CDS encoding AAA family ATPase, with product MRLRPTYWLWDGRMPHGALTLGPGREGIGKSLFCSWLAARVTHGELPGVYHGRPMSVIYAATEDSWERTLAGRLIVAGADMQRVYRVEVEHATGTTVPLSLPRDCDDLATEITAHEVALLIVDPLISAVDARINVNQDRELRGALEPLARLADASGCTIFGLAHFNKATGTDVLSRITGSRAFSAVARAAIAFARDTSADDGSCVISQAKNNLGRLDLPSLRYVVESITLDTEEGPAEWGRLTITGETDTHVEALLNDADNGGDDRTERDAAEGWLSDYLTANGGTAASADAKKAGRTAGFSERTIERARRSLKVTAQAEGFPRRTFWSLP from the coding sequence GTGCGACTACGCCCGACGTACTGGCTGTGGGACGGCCGCATGCCGCACGGTGCGCTCACCCTCGGACCGGGCCGGGAAGGCATCGGCAAGTCCCTGTTCTGTTCGTGGCTGGCCGCACGGGTCACTCACGGCGAACTCCCCGGCGTCTACCACGGTCGCCCAATGAGCGTGATCTACGCGGCAACTGAGGACTCTTGGGAACGCACCCTCGCGGGACGGCTCATCGTGGCCGGGGCCGACATGCAACGGGTCTACCGGGTCGAAGTCGAGCACGCGACCGGAACCACGGTCCCGCTGTCACTTCCGCGTGACTGCGACGACCTCGCTACCGAGATCACCGCGCACGAGGTCGCCCTGCTAATCGTGGACCCGCTCATCTCCGCCGTGGACGCCCGGATCAACGTCAACCAGGACCGGGAGCTACGCGGCGCACTGGAACCACTGGCACGGCTGGCGGATGCGTCCGGCTGCACGATCTTCGGCCTCGCCCACTTCAACAAAGCCACCGGGACGGACGTGCTCTCCCGCATCACCGGCTCACGGGCATTCTCCGCCGTCGCCCGTGCCGCAATCGCCTTCGCCCGCGACACCAGCGCCGACGACGGCTCCTGCGTGATCTCACAGGCCAAGAACAACCTCGGGCGACTCGACCTGCCATCCCTGCGCTACGTGGTCGAGTCGATCACCCTCGACACCGAGGAAGGCCCCGCCGAATGGGGCCGACTCACCATCACCGGCGAGACCGACACCCACGTAGAGGCACTACTCAACGACGCCGACAACGGCGGCGACGATCGCACCGAACGTGATGCCGCCGAGGGCTGGCTTTCCGACTACCTCACCGCCAATGGCGGTACCGCAGCATCGGCCGACGCCAAGAAAGCAGGCCGCACGGCCGGGTTCTCCGAACGCACCATCGAACGCGCTCGAAGGTCACTCAAAGTAACCGCCCAAGCCGAGGGCTTCCCACGCCGGACCTTCTGGAGCCTGCCATGA
- a CDS encoding helix-turn-helix transcriptional regulator encodes MQFEPNRMYRVKAVAEALDVSATTIYRAIEAGKLDALKLGKATLRVTGAAANAYVNACSEAAYQSYVVEGASAADAEGEQAGEVA; translated from the coding sequence ATGCAGTTCGAGCCTAACCGGATGTACCGGGTGAAGGCAGTGGCAGAGGCGCTGGACGTCTCGGCTACGACGATCTACCGGGCCATTGAGGCCGGGAAGCTGGACGCGCTGAAGCTGGGCAAGGCCACCTTGCGCGTCACGGGCGCGGCCGCGAACGCCTACGTCAATGCGTGTTCGGAGGCGGCGTATCAGTCCTACGTGGTCGAGGGTGCCTCGGCTGCGGACGCTGAGGGCGAGCAGGCTGGGGAGGTGGCCTGA
- a CDS encoding GntR family transcriptional regulator yields MDSLDPDDVRPPYLQVASAIRGDIEDGSYKLGDKLPPHQAIAEQYGVSVGTVKRAYGLLQQERLIITRQGQGSFVRSKPAQEEAAGETGDLAEVYSQLASIRRRLDVLERELREVKAR; encoded by the coding sequence GTGGACAGCCTCGACCCTGACGACGTACGACCGCCGTATCTCCAGGTCGCTTCCGCGATCCGGGGCGACATTGAGGACGGCAGCTACAAGCTGGGAGACAAGCTTCCGCCTCACCAGGCCATCGCGGAGCAGTACGGCGTTTCGGTCGGCACCGTGAAACGTGCGTACGGTCTGCTCCAGCAAGAGCGCTTGATCATCACTCGCCAAGGACAGGGTTCGTTCGTCCGATCGAAACCGGCTCAAGAGGAAGCGGCAGGGGAGACCGGCGACCTCGCCGAGGTCTACTCGCAACTGGCCTCCATTCGCCGCCGCCTGGATGTCCTTGAGCGCGAGCTGCGGGAAGTCAAGGCGCGCTAG
- a CDS encoding aminotransferase class IV family protein yields MQLNGVEPDPDQIKALALTNYGHFTSMLVERGEVRGLSLHMQRLARDCRQLFDVELDTERVRGYVRHALGSDARRTVVRVTVYDPALGLGNIGADADPHILVTTRPAPDAASPPLRLQAASYRREMPSVKHIGLFGALKHRRDAQREGYDDVLFVNPDGTISEIATSNIGFIRDGQVVWPRSEWLAGTTMNLINRALDEPVATEPLTLSHLGGMEAAFATNAATGVRPVAAVDSTEWPTTHKILDELRELYADIPGETV; encoded by the coding sequence ATGCAACTGAACGGTGTCGAACCGGACCCCGACCAGATCAAGGCCCTTGCGTTGACCAACTACGGCCACTTCACGTCGATGTTGGTCGAGCGTGGCGAGGTGCGCGGGCTGTCACTCCACATGCAACGGTTGGCGAGGGACTGCCGCCAACTGTTCGACGTCGAACTGGACACCGAGCGAGTGCGCGGTTACGTGCGCCATGCTCTCGGCAGCGACGCTCGACGCACCGTTGTACGGGTCACCGTGTACGACCCCGCACTCGGCCTGGGCAACATCGGGGCGGACGCTGACCCGCACATACTCGTAACCACGAGACCTGCCCCGGATGCCGCTTCTCCGCCGCTGCGTCTCCAAGCAGCGTCCTACCGTCGTGAGATGCCGTCTGTGAAGCACATCGGCCTGTTCGGCGCCCTGAAGCATCGGCGCGACGCGCAGCGTGAAGGCTACGACGACGTCCTCTTCGTCAACCCCGATGGCACGATCTCGGAAATCGCCACGTCGAACATCGGGTTCATTCGCGACGGGCAAGTCGTTTGGCCCCGTTCGGAGTGGCTCGCCGGAACCACGATGAACCTGATCAACCGGGCACTTGACGAGCCGGTAGCGACGGAGCCCTTGACCCTGTCGCACCTGGGTGGCATGGAAGCTGCGTTCGCTACCAATGCCGCGACCGGCGTCCGGCCGGTCGCCGCAGTTGACAGCACGGAATGGCCAACCACTCACAAGATCCTTGACGAGCTGCGCGAGCTGTACGCGGACATCCCCGGCGAAACCGTGTAG
- a CDS encoding SUMF1/EgtB/PvdO family nonheme iron enzyme → MATVERWTGIEVRALREAKRMSIREFAAHLGVSERMISKWEAGRENIRPRPVNQAALDTCLTRSDADTRARFAHLVGDSLVSDAQPDLHPEPIGSDRIKHPRDGSDMVKVEGSVFLSGPSNEPVWVPEFYLDAHLVSNAQYAQFLAATGRTPPQRWENGRYPEGLADHPVVFVTWYDAAAYAEWAGKTLPTSQQWEKAARGTRGNVYPWGDQPTPAKCNVRENGVGSTTPVDCYQSGISPYGVYDMCGNVWEWCSTETRHGRYELKGGAWTSLFDRATPSSFNDAAATMCDDDTGFRCATSVEALDTLLSDRHGR, encoded by the coding sequence GTGGCGACGGTCGAACGGTGGACCGGCATCGAGGTACGTGCACTTCGCGAGGCGAAGCGGATGAGCATCCGCGAGTTCGCCGCACACCTGGGCGTCAGCGAGCGCATGATCTCCAAGTGGGAAGCCGGTCGGGAGAACATACGTCCCCGGCCGGTCAACCAGGCCGCGCTCGACACCTGCCTGACACGGTCGGACGCGGACACCCGTGCCCGGTTCGCGCACCTCGTCGGCGATTCGCTCGTTTCGGATGCTCAACCCGACCTGCATCCCGAGCCCATCGGTTCCGACCGGATCAAGCATCCTCGCGACGGCAGCGACATGGTCAAGGTGGAGGGGAGCGTTTTCCTGTCCGGTCCCAGCAACGAACCGGTCTGGGTGCCTGAGTTCTACCTTGACGCTCATCTCGTGAGCAATGCTCAGTACGCGCAGTTCCTCGCTGCCACAGGGCGGACACCGCCGCAACGGTGGGAGAACGGCCGCTACCCCGAGGGGCTCGCTGACCATCCGGTCGTGTTCGTGACCTGGTATGACGCTGCCGCATACGCGGAATGGGCAGGCAAGACGCTACCGACCAGCCAGCAGTGGGAGAAGGCGGCCCGCGGCACGCGAGGCAACGTGTATCCCTGGGGTGACCAGCCAACCCCGGCGAAGTGCAACGTCCGAGAGAACGGCGTCGGTTCCACAACCCCCGTGGACTGCTACCAGAGCGGTATCAGCCCGTACGGGGTCTACGACATGTGCGGCAACGTCTGGGAGTGGTGCTCGACCGAGACTCGGCACGGCCGGTACGAGCTGAAGGGCGGAGCGTGGACAAGCCTGTTCGACCGTGCCACGCCGTCGTCGTTCAACGACGCGGCCGCGACCATGTGCGACGACGACACCGGCTTTCGGTGCGCGACATCGGTGGAAGCGCTCGACACCCTGCTGAGTGACCGTCACGGGCGGTAA